The Bacillus sp. Y1 genome includes the window TAAGAAGTAAAAAAGAATAATAAATCTTAAGAGGTACTCTTTTACTGAGTGCCTCTTTTCTATGCTTGCGTTGGATAGTTATGGTATGATGTTGGCAGAATGAAACTAAAGGTTAAGAAATTTTAATAAAGTGGTGAGACGTTTGATATTTGTATTTGACGTGGGTAATACCAATATTGTGTTAGGTGTATATGATCGTGAGGAATTAAAACATCATTGGAGAATAGAAACAAACCGTTCAAAAACAGAAGATGAATTTGGAATGATTATTAAGAATCTGTTTACTCATGCCAATCTTTCTTTTTCCGATATAGACGGAATCATTATCTCTTCCGTTGTACCGCCCATCATGTTCTCATTAGAACGTATGTGCCAAAAGTATTTCCATATAAAGCCTTTAGTTGTGGGGCCAGGAATCAAAACCGGGTTAAATATAAAGTATGAAAACCCAAGAGAAGTTGGAGCAGACCGTATTGTTAATGCAGTAGCTGCTATCCATGAGTATGGAAGTCCACTGATCATTGTTGATTTTGGTACGGCAACAACCTATTGTTACATAGATGAACATAAGCAATACATGGGGGGAGCCATTGCTCCTGGTATTAATATTTCAACAGAAGCTCTTTATACACGGGCTGCCAAGCTGCCGAGGATAGAAATTGCTCGTCCAGATGGAGTTGTGGGGAAAAACACGGTTGCTGCCATGCAAGCGGGGATTCTTTATGGCTATGTAGGCCAGGTTGAAGGAATTGTCAAACGCATGAAGGATCAAAGTAAAGAAAAGACTACCGTTATTGCTACAGGGGGATTATCAAACCTTATTGCACAAGAATCTAATATTATTGACATTGTTGATCCATTTTTAACATTAAAGGGACTTCAGATAATTTATAAAAGAAATTTGGAAACGATAAAGTAAGATAACAGCTTTGTATGACTGAAAGGGGTAAACAAATGAGTGACTATTTAATAAAAGCTCTTGCATATGATGGGCAAGTTCGAGCCTACGCGACTAGGAGTACAGAAACAGTAGGAGAGGCACAAAGACGTCATTATACATGGCCGACTGCATCAGCTGCCTTAGGGAGAGCTATGACTGCAGGTGTTATGATGGGGGCTATGTTAAAAGGTGAAGAAAAAATCACTATAAGGATAAATGGTGGGGGTCCTCTTGGTCCGATTTTAATTGATACAAATGCAAAAGGGGAAGTACGCGGATATGTAACCAATCCTCAAACTCATTTTGATTTGAATGAACATGGAAAGCTGGATGTTCGGAGAGCAGTTGGAACAGATGGTTTTTTATCGGTTGTTAAAGATATTGGACTACGTGAGAACTTTACAGGTCAAGTACCTCTTATCTCAGGAGAACTGGGTGAGGACTTTACTTATTACTTTGTCACTTCAGAACAAGTTCCTTCATCTGTGGGAGTAGGTGTCTTAGTAAATCCAGATAATAGTATTCTTGCTGCAGGTGGATTTATTATTCAGTTGATGCCTGGAACCGAAGATAAAACCATTACGGAAATAGAAAATCGCTTAAAAACCATTGAACCCATCTCTAAGATGATTGAAAAGGGCCTCACTCCTGAACAAATACTAAATGAGCTACTAGGTAAAGAAAACGTAAAAATCCTCGAAACATTGCCTGTTACTTTCTCATGTACATGTTCAAAGGAGAAATTCTCTAATGGAATCATCTCTTTAGGTAAAGAGGAAATAGAAGATATGATTGTCACAGATGGGCAAGCTGAAGCACAATGCCACTTCTGTAATGAAAAATATCAATTTACGAAAGAAGAATTAGAGAGCTTAAAGGAACAGGCAAAATTTTAATAAAAACCTGGGGGAGAAATGGTGGATAAAAGGTATGTAAAGTCTTTAGTTGTCGGCCTTCTCTTGCTTAATTGTGCAACCATTATTTTTTTCTTATCACGGGATAACGGCGGTAGTAAAGAGGTAGTGGCAACGATAGGGAATGAGACAATAACTAGACAGGAATGGCTTGGGGAAATGGAAGTGCGTTATGGTCGCGATGTATTGAGTGAGATGATTGATCAAAAAGCAATTGCTCAATTAGCTAATAAATATGATATCTCAATTTCAAAAAAAGCAGTAGATAGGGAGCTTCTCCTAGTGAAAACCATGTACGGTTCAGGATCTAATGAGAACTTAGATGAAGAGAAGTGGAGACAGCAAATTCAATATAGCATCATGCTTGATGAGCTTCTGACAAAAGATGTGGTAGTGGAAGAAGAGGATCTAAAAAAGTTTTATGAAGAAAATTCTAGCCTGTACGAAATTCCAACGGCTTACCACCTTTCTCATATCATTGTAGAGACGGAAGAAGAAGCAACAAAGGCACTAGAGGAACTTGAACAAGGTACAAGTTTTGAGGCTTTAGCAATGGAACGCTCCATTGATGAATTCAGTGCAAATCAAGGGGGCGATATTGGTTATGTTAGTGAAGAAATGGATCAGTATGCCCGAGATTATTTAGCAGCTGTCAAGAAGTTGAAGGAAAACGAGTGGACAGGTCCGATTAAAACAGATAATGGTTTTTCTATTGTTATGCTCCACGATCAAATAAAAGGAAGAACGTTTGAGTATAAAGATGTGAAAGACAGTATTCGAAGACAAATAGCCTTAGAACAAATGGATGTAACCGCAACGGCGCGTGACTTTTGGGAGGAGGCTAAGGTTGATTGGTTTTACGAACAGAACTAGGATAGTTCATTAGAACGATTTTTTACTTGAAATATCAGTAGAGTTTTGTGTAAAAAGATTGACACTTGGCAAATTTATGATATAAATTAAATTAAACCAATAAAATTAGTCGGAATAAGGAGTGGTTGTTGATGGTACGTGTAGCAAACTCTATTTCAGAACTAGTCGGACAAACGCCGATTGTAAAGCTTAATCGCCTTGTTGAAGAAGGTAGTGCAGATGTATATTTAAAGCTTGAATATATGAATCCAGGAAGCTCAGTAAAAGACCGTATTGCTCTTGCAATGATTGAGTCAGCTGAAGAGAGTGGAGAACTTAAAGCTGGAGATACGATTGTTGAGCCAACGAGTGGTAACACGGGAATTGGTCTTGCTATGGTTGCTGCAGCAAAAGGGTATAGAGCTATTCTAGTTATGCCTGAAACGATGAGTATGGAAAGACGTAACCTTCTTCGTGCATACGGAGCAGAGCTTGTTTTAACACCTGGTCCAGAAGGAATGGGTGGAGCTATTCGTAAAGCGGAAGAACTTGCAAAAGAAAATGGCTATTTTATGCCACAACAATTTAAAAACGTATCTAACCCTGAAGTTCATAGAAGAACGACAGGTAAGGAAATTGTTGAGCAAATGAGTGAAGGTCTTGATGCGTTCGTTGCAGGGATCGGTACGGGTGGAACGATTACAGGTGCAGGTCAAGTTCTTAAGCAAAATTTTGACAATGTTAAAATATATGCGGTTGAACCGGTTGATTCACCTGTATTATCTGGTGGTAAGCCAGGTCCACACAAAATTCAAGGGATCGGTGCAGGTTTTGTTCCTGATATTCTTGATACAAAGGTCTACGACGAAGTGATTCAAATCTCTAATGACCAAGCTTTCGAATATGCACGTCGTGCAGCAAAGGAAGAAGGAATTCTTGGAGGGATCTCTTCTGGGGCAGCTATCTGTGCTGCATTGAAGGTAGCAAAAGAGCTTGGAGCAGGTAAGAAAGTACTGGCAATTATTCCAAGTAACGGAGAACGTTACCTAAGTACTCCATTATATCAATTCGAAGATTAATCAAAACATTAGCAACAGTCCCTAGGGCTGTTGTTTTTATTTAGTAATAAGGTGAAAATATTATTGAACTATGAAAATTGTCTAGCTCTAGCGCCCAGCAACTAGTGTACTTCGATCTTCTCCCTACGATAAGTCAACATCGAATCGCTACGCTCTTCGTGTTTCCTTTATCTCAGTCGAAGCTCTCCAGTCCATACCTTGCTAGACGGGCGCTTCCGCTTTTCTGTGGCACATAGTAAAATAAGAAAATGGAACTTTTATTTTCACTTTTTTAAAGGGGAGAACCTTTTTTGAAAATATTAACATTAAATAGCAAACAGATACCTTTTGATAAAGAAAGGTTTTACCACAAGTACAGAGAGCTTTCTGGGTCATATCAACACCATGTGTTGTTAGAAAGTGGCCGAGGTGGACGATACAATATTGCTGCTTTTGGGCCAGAAACAATCTTTATAGGGAAAAATAACAAACTAACAATTGTTGAAAAGGGAAATAAGCAGGAACAACAAGGAAATCCTCTTCATTTAATGAAAGAATATATGGCTCAATATAAGCTTGAGCGTAAGGTAGGACTTCCGGATTTTCAAGGAGGCCTTATAGGTTATATCAGCTATGATTATGTGCGCTATATAGAGAAACTGCCTAAATTTTCATCGGATGATTTGGAAATGCCGGAGGTTTATTTTTTCCTATTTAATGAATGGTTTGTATTTGATCATGAAGAGGAAACACTCTGGCTCTTGGAGATTCAAGAAAAGGGATATGAAAATACGGATGCTCTCAAAGAGTGGGAGTCAAAGTGGACAGGCCCAATAGTGAAGTTCGAACAAGAAAGAATCACTTTTGATAATGATGAGCTTCATGTATCCATGAACGACGAACAGTTTATGAAAGCGGTAGAAAGAATTCAAGAATACATTGCACAAGGTGACATCTTTCAAGTAAATTTATCTGTCCGCCAAGCAAAAGCGATATCTATTCCAGCGGTGAATGTATACGATCAGCTCAGACAATTGAATCCGTCACCGTATATGAGTTATTTACATACCCCTGAGTTTCAGATTGTAGGTGGGTCTCCCGAGCTCCTTGTTAAAAAGCATGGTAAAGAGGTTAGTACCAGGCCAATTGCTGGGACCCGTTCTCGAGGAGAGAATGAAGAAGAAGATCTAAGACTTGCTAAGGAACTCATCGAAAATGAAAAAGAGAGAGCAGAGCATGTGATGCTCGTTGATTTAGAACGAAATGATTTAGGAAGAGTTTGTGAGTACGGAACGGTTGAAGTAAACGAATTTATGGTAATTGAAAGATATTCGCATGTTATGCATATTGTCTCGAATGTTAGAGGAGTCATACGACCAGATCAAACATCCTTTGATTTGATTGATGCTGCCTTTCCTGGTGGTACAATTACAGGAGCTCCTAAGGTTCGAACAATGGAAATTATTGAAGAGCTCGAGCCGGTTCAGCGTGGAATTTACACAGGTTCTATGGGTTGGATTGGTTTTAATGATGACATGGAAATTAATATTGTCATTCGCACAATGTTAGTAAAAGACGGACAAGCTTTTGTTCAAGCGGGAGCGGGAATTGTCATTGATTCCAATCCTAAGCATGAATATAAAGAATCTTTGAAAAAGGCAATGGCTCTATGGAGAGCAAAAGAACTGGCGGAAAAAGGTGAATTCCATTGATTTTAATGATAGATAATTATGACTCATTTACTTTTAATCTTGTTCAGTACTTAGGTGAACTTGGTGAGACTTTGGAAGTTAAGCGAAATGACGCCATAAGTATTAAAGACATTCAAGAGTTAGGTCCAAACTTTCTTATGGTTTCACCGGGCCCGTGTAGCCCGAATGAAGCAGGGATATCATTAAGGGCGATAGAGGAATTTGCAGGGAAGATTCCTATTTTTGGTGTATGCCTAGGTCATCAGTCGATCGCACAAGTATTCGGGGGAGATGTTGTGCAAGCAGAGCGGTTAATGCATGGCAAGACCTCTCTAATGTATCATGATGGAAAAACAATCTTTGAAGGGTTACCAAACCCTTTTCCTGCAACAAGGTACCATTCCTTAATTGTAAAGAGAGAAACGCTACCAGAATGTTTTGAAATATCTGCTTGGACAAAAGAAGGAGAAATCATGGCGATCAGGCATAAGGAGCTTCCGATAGAGGGGGTTCAATTCCATCCAGAGTCCATTATGACTACCGCAGGGAAACAATTGCTTCAGAATTTTGTTTCGTTTTACAAAATGGAACTGTCTCCAGAGTATGAGGGATCATGATGTATTTGTATATGAACGGAGAAATTATCAAGGAAGACCAGGCAAGAATCTCCCCCTTTGACCATGGTTTCCTTTATGGAATGGGACTATTTGAAACATTTCGTGTATATGAAGGTCATCCCTTTTTATTAGTAGATCATCTTGAGCGGCTAAATAGTAGTTTAACGATGATTGGAATTCATAAGAGCCTAAATAAAGACGAAGTGATTCAAGCCCTCAAGCTTCTATTGGAAAAAAACAAGTTGGCCAATGCTTATATACGACTAAACGTATCAGCAGGTGTCGGAGCGGTCGGTTTACCAGTAGAGCCGTATGAACATGCCAATGTAATGATGTTTGTAAAGCCTCTCCCTGAAGCTGGTGGTCCGACAGAGAAGGAAGCTCAGTTTCTGAAGGTCAGTCGTAATACTCCGGAAGGTCCCTTACGTTTAAAGTCTCATCATTATATGAATAATCTATTGGCAAAAAAAGAAATAGGAAATCGGACAGATGTGGAAGGGATCTTTCTAACAAAAGATGGATGTATTGCAGAAGGAATTGTCTCAAATATTTTCTGGGTAATAGATAACCAATTGTTTACCCCTGACCTAGGTACAGGGATATTAAATGGAATCACCCGATCATTTATAAAAGAACTTGCTAGTAAAAGGGGAATACAGGTTAAGGAAGGTTTCTATAAACCAGATGTACTTAATACAGCTACTGAGATATTTGTTACAAACTCGATTCAAGAGATTGTCGCGATTTCGAAAGTAGATTCACTTGTATTTCCAGGTGTAAAGGGTGAGTTTTTTCAAGTGCTGCACAAAGAGTATCGTTTGCATTCAAATAGTCTTTGGAGTAGAAGGGAAATAAATTAACAAAGGGGGCAATCAATTGATTACTGCCGGACCATATATATTAGATTTTGAGAAGAAAACAATCATCATGGGAATCTTAAATGCTACCCCTGATTCTTTTTCAGATGGTGGAAGCTTTAATAGAATTGATGAAGCGGTCAAACGAGCGATTGAGATGGTGGAAGAAGGAGCAGATATTATTGATATCGGCGGGGAGTCCACAAGGCCTGGGGCGAGATTTATACCTGCAGAAGAAGAAATTGAACGTGTGGTTCCTGTTATAAAAGCTATATCAAAAGCGGTTGATGTTCCTATATCCATCGATACATATAAAGCAGATGTTGCTAGAGAGGCACTGGCTGCTGGAGCTCATATTATTAATGATGTATGGGGTGCTAAGGCTGACGCGAATATGAAACAGGTAGCGGCTGAAACAAAGGCACCAATTATTCTAATGCATAACCGGGAGGATCGGAACTATCAGTCTTTTTTCAGGGATGTTATGAATGATTTATATGAAAGCATAACACTAGTGAAGGAAGCTGGTGTGAGTGATGAACAAATTATATTAGATCCCGGCATTGGTTTTGCAAAGAATGTAAAGTTAAACTTGGAAATGATGAGACATCTACATAAGCTTGTGGCTATCGGTTACCCCGTTCTTCTCGGAACCTCTCGTAAATCAATGATAGGTGCTGTATTAGACTTACCTGTACATGAACGAATGGAAGGAACCGGAGCAACTGTATGTTACGGTATTCAACAGGGATGCCAAATCGTTAGAGTTCACGATGTGAAGGAAATTAGTCGAATGGCAAAAATGATGGATGCGATGATGGGAAAAGGAGAATATGATGGATAAAATTTACGTTAACCGTATGCAATTTTATGGTTTTCATGGTGTATTCCCAGAAGAGAATCGATTAGGACAGAGATTTATGGTTGATCTTGTTGTTGAAGTGGATTTGAAGAAGGCGGGCCAAAGCGATAACTTGAATGAATCTATTAACTATGGTGAGCTCTACCAACTGTGTAAAGACATTGTAGAAGGTGAACCATTTAAGCTAGTAGAATCAGTTGCTGAGGAAATTGCTTCACGTGTTTTAAGAGAATATTCTAAAGCCCATTCTGTAACGGTAAAGGTAATCAAGCCTGATCCACCGATTCAAGGACATTACGAATCAGTCGCAGTTGAAATAATGAGGAGTAGATCAAATTGAATAACTTGGCCTATATTGCCTTAGGTACAAATATGGGAGACCGATATAAAAACCTAGTAGATGCAATCCATTATTTAAAAGAGGAGACCGAAATTCAGTTGGTAAAATGCTCCTCTATTTATGATACGGTTCCGGTTGGATATACAGAACAAGATGACTTTTTAAATATGGTAATCTTGATTAGAACAACACTTACACCGTATGAATTATTAGAAATATGCCTTCGTATTGAAAAGGATTTAGGGAGAAAAAGGGAATTTAAATGGGGTCCAAGAATAATAGACCTTGACATTTTGCTCTACAATCAAGAAAATATTGAAGCAGAGAACCTTATTGTTCCACATCCAAGAATGCAGGAACGCGCCTTTGTTCTTGCGCCATTACTTGAGATAGATTCTTCGATCATCATACCTAATCAGGAGAAGTCGATAGA containing:
- the hslO gene encoding Hsp33 family molecular chaperone HslO codes for the protein MSDYLIKALAYDGQVRAYATRSTETVGEAQRRHYTWPTASAALGRAMTAGVMMGAMLKGEEKITIRINGGGPLGPILIDTNAKGEVRGYVTNPQTHFDLNEHGKLDVRRAVGTDGFLSVVKDIGLRENFTGQVPLISGELGEDFTYYFVTSEQVPSSVGVGVLVNPDNSILAAGGFIIQLMPGTEDKTITEIENRLKTIEPISKMIEKGLTPEQILNELLGKENVKILETLPVTFSCTCSKEKFSNGIISLGKEEIEDMIVTDGQAEAQCHFCNEKYQFTKEELESLKEQAKF
- the folP gene encoding dihydropteroate synthase; protein product: MGILNATPDSFSDGGSFNRIDEAVKRAIEMVEEGADIIDIGGESTRPGARFIPAEEEIERVVPVIKAISKAVDVPISIDTYKADVAREALAAGAHIINDVWGAKADANMKQVAAETKAPIILMHNREDRNYQSFFRDVMNDLYESITLVKEAGVSDEQIILDPGIGFAKNVKLNLEMMRHLHKLVAIGYPVLLGTSRKSMIGAVLDLPVHERMEGTGATVCYGIQQGCQIVRVHDVKEISRMAKMMDAMMGKGEYDG
- the pabA gene encoding aminodeoxychorismate/anthranilate synthase component II; this translates as MILMIDNYDSFTFNLVQYLGELGETLEVKRNDAISIKDIQELGPNFLMVSPGPCSPNEAGISLRAIEEFAGKIPIFGVCLGHQSIAQVFGGDVVQAERLMHGKTSLMYHDGKTIFEGLPNPFPATRYHSLIVKRETLPECFEISAWTKEGEIMAIRHKELPIEGVQFHPESIMTTAGKQLLQNFVSFYKMELSPEYEGS
- a CDS encoding anthranilate synthase component I family protein; translation: MKILTLNSKQIPFDKERFYHKYRELSGSYQHHVLLESGRGGRYNIAAFGPETIFIGKNNKLTIVEKGNKQEQQGNPLHLMKEYMAQYKLERKVGLPDFQGGLIGYISYDYVRYIEKLPKFSSDDLEMPEVYFFLFNEWFVFDHEEETLWLLEIQEKGYENTDALKEWESKWTGPIVKFEQERITFDNDELHVSMNDEQFMKAVERIQEYIAQGDIFQVNLSVRQAKAISIPAVNVYDQLRQLNPSPYMSYLHTPEFQIVGGSPELLVKKHGKEVSTRPIAGTRSRGENEEEDLRLAKELIENEKERAEHVMLVDLERNDLGRVCEYGTVEVNEFMVIERYSHVMHIVSNVRGVIRPDQTSFDLIDAAFPGGTITGAPKVRTMEIIEELEPVQRGIYTGSMGWIGFNDDMEINIVIRTMLVKDGQAFVQAGAGIVIDSNPKHEYKESLKKAMALWRAKELAEKGEFH
- the pabC gene encoding aminodeoxychorismate lyase; amino-acid sequence: MYLYMNGEIIKEDQARISPFDHGFLYGMGLFETFRVYEGHPFLLVDHLERLNSSLTMIGIHKSLNKDEVIQALKLLLEKNKLANAYIRLNVSAGVGAVGLPVEPYEHANVMMFVKPLPEAGGPTEKEAQFLKVSRNTPEGPLRLKSHHYMNNLLAKKEIGNRTDVEGIFLTKDGCIAEGIVSNIFWVIDNQLFTPDLGTGILNGITRSFIKELASKRGIQVKEGFYKPDVLNTATEIFVTNSIQEIVAISKVDSLVFPGVKGEFFQVLHKEYRLHSNSLWSRREIN
- the cysK gene encoding cysteine synthase A; this encodes MVRVANSISELVGQTPIVKLNRLVEEGSADVYLKLEYMNPGSSVKDRIALAMIESAEESGELKAGDTIVEPTSGNTGIGLAMVAAAKGYRAILVMPETMSMERRNLLRAYGAELVLTPGPEGMGGAIRKAEELAKENGYFMPQQFKNVSNPEVHRRTTGKEIVEQMSEGLDAFVAGIGTGGTITGAGQVLKQNFDNVKIYAVEPVDSPVLSGGKPGPHKIQGIGAGFVPDILDTKVYDEVIQISNDQAFEYARRAAKEEGILGGISSGAAICAALKVAKELGAGKKVLAIIPSNGERYLSTPLYQFED
- a CDS encoding type III pantothenate kinase — encoded protein: MIFVFDVGNTNIVLGVYDREELKHHWRIETNRSKTEDEFGMIIKNLFTHANLSFSDIDGIIISSVVPPIMFSLERMCQKYFHIKPLVVGPGIKTGLNIKYENPREVGADRIVNAVAAIHEYGSPLIIVDFGTATTYCYIDEHKQYMGGAIAPGINISTEALYTRAAKLPRIEIARPDGVVGKNTVAAMQAGILYGYVGQVEGIVKRMKDQSKEKTTVIATGGLSNLIAQESNIIDIVDPFLTLKGLQIIYKRNLETIK
- the folB gene encoding dihydroneopterin aldolase; protein product: MDKIYVNRMQFYGFHGVFPEENRLGQRFMVDLVVEVDLKKAGQSDNLNESINYGELYQLCKDIVEGEPFKLVESVAEEIASRVLREYSKAHSVTVKVIKPDPPIQGHYESVAVEIMRSRSN
- a CDS encoding peptidyl-prolyl cis-trans isomerase; translated protein: MVDKRYVKSLVVGLLLLNCATIIFFLSRDNGGSKEVVATIGNETITRQEWLGEMEVRYGRDVLSEMIDQKAIAQLANKYDISISKKAVDRELLLVKTMYGSGSNENLDEEKWRQQIQYSIMLDELLTKDVVVEEEDLKKFYEENSSLYEIPTAYHLSHIIVETEEEATKALEELEQGTSFEALAMERSIDEFSANQGGDIGYVSEEMDQYARDYLAAVKKLKENEWTGPIKTDNGFSIVMLHDQIKGRTFEYKDVKDSIRRQIALEQMDVTATARDFWEEAKVDWFYEQN
- the folK gene encoding 2-amino-4-hydroxy-6-hydroxymethyldihydropteridine diphosphokinase, which produces MNNLAYIALGTNMGDRYKNLVDAIHYLKEETEIQLVKCSSIYDTVPVGYTEQDDFLNMVILIRTTLTPYELLEICLRIEKDLGRKREFKWGPRIIDLDILLYNQENIEAENLIVPHPRMQERAFVLAPLLEIDSSIIIPNQEKSIEDYFNMNAEKEGVRIWKQKNGEDVFALFEN